The segment cctctgcctatccttagccaaacgtccccctcccttttcatctgtgcattaattgcctcatattgtgttttgaattgaattctgtctttactttgtgtactagtcatgtctctactatttacttcattccccttacatgtttttcctctacctgctaaatttttgtaaggtgtccttgagactcttgaaaggcgcacataaataaaatgtattattattattatagcaaaaggatttgagtataggagcagggaggttctactgcagttgtacagggtcttggtgagaccacacctggagtattgcatacagttttggtctcctaatctgaggaaggacattcttgccatagagggaatcaaccagactgattcctgggatgtcaggactttcatatgaagaaagattggatagacttggcttgtactcgctagaatttacaagattgagggggggatcttatagaaacttacaaaattcttaaagggttggacaggctagatgcaggaagattgttcccgatgttggggaagtccagaacaaggggtcacaatttaaggataatggggaaatcgtttaggactgagatgagaaaaacattttttacacaatgagtggtgaatctctggaattctctgccacagaatgtagttgaggccagttcattggctatatttaagagggagttagatgtggcccttgtggctaaagggatcagggggtatggagagaagacaggtacaggatactgagttggatgatcagccatgatcatattgaatggcggtgcaggctcgaagggccgaatggcctactcctgcacctattttctatgtttctatgtaagaaacaAGGGAAAGAATTTGTAGAGATTTTGACCTTCATTTTTCAATCGCCCCTACTACAAGAGTGGGACTACTGGATTGGGAGATCCATTTATGTTTTGTTGTTGCTTAAAACTAAATGAAGGGAAGACTAATTTATTGCTGGACAGTTTAACTTCGTTGAGCAATTACGAGGCATATTACAAAACTCCATTTGCATAGGATTAAATCAAAGGTAATTGAAAGAAGGAACTCGCCTGAATGTACAGGCAAAAATAACTTCCCTTATGTGatacacaatgggccaaatgtcaACTGCATGTGTCATAAGTTATTTGATGTATTAAATGTAAAATTACAAATGAGCTTGGCAGGGTAAATGCTGCAGCTGATTTTTCCTGGCCGAGAGGTCTAAAATTGGCGTTGAGCTATTTCAGACTCTAAGGGTCTTGAATGTTCAGTCTTTGATTATATTTCAAATtgaattagactttagagaaccaAAAGCTGTAGAATGTGGAATTGAGGTTAACGTTCAGCAGGATCTTGTAGCATGATGGAGCAGAATTGAGGGGGCATTTGTTTCTTATGCAACAAGCTGCTTTTGTTTCTTATGTTTTAAACTGATATGATAATACCCAAGGAATAGTCCACTATTTGCTCAGCTAGAATATATAGTTGCAGGTAAGACATGTGGTTATACATGGGAATGAGAGAATATAAAGAGATGCTGACTGCAAAGTAAACTTTGGTAATGATTTTGTTTTCAAGGATGAAGAAGAAGTGGGAACTCCAATCCCAAATCCTGCTGAAAGTTTCAAAACTTTAAAGCAACAGGAAGAAATGTTCAGGAACTTGGATGCTCAATATGAAATGGCACGATCACAAACTCACACGCAGAGAGGCATGGGCCTGGGTTTCTCTTCAATGAGAGGAATGGACACAATTTAAGAACAAGTGTTGTACTTGTGCTTAAGTACATGATTTTTTTATATTGTCTTTGTCCATGTTGGAGATTTCAAGCTTCATTTTGACTTTCACTTTCCCGTTTACTGAAAAAGCTAGCAATCTAGCTTGCATGGTTGTTGCAGTGCAAAATAATTTATTAAAAAGAGTTTTGATTGTAAAGATAACTGGGTGTCTCAACAGTCAGACTGATAGTTTTCTTCCCAAAACATTGGGACTTAATTGAAGAAACAGTTGAAGGCATTGTTTTGCAACCAGCGAAAGGGAAGTTCTATCAATATTTTTCTTTTTATGTATTTGGAGTAACTTATGCAGACTGGATTCAAACAGCTTAATctcatccatattttgttgcaataCTTAATGTTGCTGTATTATGTGATTGCTTTTGTACTAAAACTTGTACAGTTATTTTCATCTTTTGAAATGCAAATTATTGTGTAGTTGTAAATTTGGATTTAGTTTGTTTGTAAGTACTTATTCCAGTGCTAAAAAGCGCTTTATAGTGCACTGTTCATTATCAAGCTTTCTGgacaataaatggatgattttcAATACAACCACTATGTATCTTAGAAATTTAAAACACAAGAACGGAACAATTAGCCCATCATGtctaatagaaaataggtgcagaaggccattcggcccttcgagccagcaccgccattcattgtgatcatggctgatcatccccaatcaataacccgtgcctgccttctcaccatatcccttttcCACtaagattccactagccccgagagctctatctaactctcttaaatccatccagtgatttggcctccactgtcccctgtggcagggaattccacaaattcacaactctctgggtgaaaatgtttttttacacctgtcttaaatggcctcccctttattctaagactgtggcccctggttctggactcgcccaacattgggaacatttttcctgcatctagcttgtccagtccttttataattttatatgtttctataagatcccccctcacctttctaaactccagtgaatacaagcctagtcttttcaatctttcctcgtatgacagtcccgccatcccagggatcaatctcgtgaactgcctcaatcacaaggatgtccttccgcaaattaggagaccaaaactgtacacgatactcctatactgaaatcctctttttatgaaggccaacattccattagctttcttcactgcctgctgtacctgcacgccaactttcagtgtacaaggacacccaggtctcgctgcacctcccccttatctaacctaaccccattgagataataatctggcccgtttttgccgccaaagtggataacctcacatttatctgtattgtaCTGCATCATTCCACTCACTCaaactgtccaggtcaccctgcaacctcctaacatcctcttcacagttcacactgccacccagctttgtatcatctgcaaacttgctagtgttgctcctaattccttcttccaaatcattaatatatatggtaaacagttgcggccccaacaccgagccttggggcactccacttgccaccgcctgccattctgaaaaggacccattcactcctactctttgtttcctgtctgccaaccaattttctatccatgtcaacaccctacccccaataccatgtgctctaattttagttacaagtcgcccgtgcgggaccttgttaaaggctttctgaaagtctagatacactacatccactggctccccttcatccattttacttgtcacatcctcaaaaatttccagattagtcaaacatgatttccctttcagaaATGCATGTTGACTTGgaataatcattttactgctatccaaatgccccattattaactctttaataattgactccagcatcttccccaccaccgaaatcaggctaactggtccgtaattccccattttcacgctcctttcttgaaaagtgggataacattagctatcctccaatccacaggaactgatcctgaatctattgaacattggaaaatgatcaccaatgcttccactatttctagagccacctccctgaggaccctgggatgcagaccatccggcccaggggatttatcatccttcagtcccattagcctacccaatactgttTCTAGGTTAACAGATTGTTCTTGCTTCACAGCCATCAAGTGCATGCCCAAGTAGTTGGAAATGCATGGAGAATTTTTTCCTTTAACACCACTGCAGCCATAAATTCAAACCCCACCAAATGGTTTAACACAAACATTCTGAATACTTCCCCTTTAGAATCTAGTCCCTTACAAATGTATACATCTTACTTAAATATATCTTCCTATTTTGTTGCAAATAAAAATCTTTCTTCAAACATAAAGTTATCTACTTCTGGCTGCATCCTTGTCAGTCTCCTTTGTACTCGATCCAGTGCAATAATGTATTTTTCGAAAAATGCAGACCATTTGTGAGTTAACCAATGGTAATGCCATTCGATCATAACTTCTCTACACTTTTATGTTGTGGAAAATTATGAAGCATATCTTTTCCAGAATAAGCAAAAACAAAAGGCAATTTTAGAAaccaggagctgcagatgctggtttacaaaaacggtTAAAatcctggagtagctcagtgggtcaggtagcagctctggagaacatgtatgggtgacatttcaggttccaatgcaaaacatcacctgttctccagaggtgctgcctgacccactgagttactccagcactttgttctcttGTTCTAGATAATGTTGAGCTACTTTAATGTTACTGGAGCTGCTTTCATCCATGTGAAGATCATTCCTACTTGTACCTTGTTGATGCTGAAAGAGGCTTGCTGCGTGATTCCCAGTTTCATTAGCTGCCATCCAATTGTTTGACGTCTGGCTCACCGGGGTTCCATTCCCACATTCTTATTAAACTCACCAGTTTCCAATGCTACCTTTTAAATTTACTGGATTTTGTTTcctgcattctctttaaaccagcATGGTTCATGTATAAGTGTATTATACTGCTGTGTAAGATCTAAACACTAAAGTGAATTAAAAGTAGGATGGGGTATTAAAGAGTAAATTCCAATAGACTGCCAGTCTTGCACCACCAAAGtcctgtctgaagaaaggcctcaacccgaaacgtcacccattccttctctccaaagatgctgcatgtcccgctgagttactccaacttttgtgtctatcttcggtttaaaccagcgtctgcagttccgtcctacacaaagTCCTGAGGGTGATTGATTAGCTAGGTTTTACTGTACATGGCTCTTTTAACAActtacatttaaaacattttacatCCAAATAACTGGGATTGTGCTCACTGTTGTGatgccacagagctttgaaatagtATAATGTAATTTTTTTGCATCACCATTGAGATTTGATAGAACCTTATCACATCCAAAATGCCACCAGCAGTTCCAATATTTGTTCAGAAGGAAACTGGGTTAACAATGTTTTGATAAATCTTTTGCAGTCTTGGATTCTGAACAATGGGGTTTGTAATTTTAAAATTGGATTAAGGGCTCACTTGGAAAgcagaaagaaaaataaaataagatgCACAGTGGTGAAGGTGATGCTAACATCAATGCATTTATATTAACATCAATGCATTTATTTATCATCTGTTGACACACTATATAATCCTTATATAGCGTTGACATTTGAGACTTGAATCAGAATGGCGAGTGAGGTGTTGGTGGTCTATAAAAAAGTGCAGTCATTCATAGAAATGTGATCTGTGCACTAGCATTTAAACCAAAAAAGGTATGAACATTTGGTGGAACAAGATAAATTGAACCACATTCAATTATTGAGAAACTATTCCCttctgtgggttgaagggctgaaGATCACCTCCATAATGTTTTAAAACGTTCTCAACAGAATTTGAAAGTACTGCACCAAATGAACATTCTTGCTTGGGCTTGATATAGTTCTGCATGATAGGTGCTGTTGGGTAAATAGCTGAATAGGACTGTAAGGGAAGAGCTTTAACAACTTGCTCATTAATGATAGGCGTAATCACATTTGGCCTTAATTGAGCTCCTTACTCTTGGGGCTATTACAATTATTTTACagtcgagagggggggggggggggagggtagattATTTTGACTATCTGCTTTTTTCAGTTTTGTTTGAGGCTGGGTCATCCATGAGAGGGAGCATATATGTCTCTTGTATGTGGAAGTGACCAGAATTTCTTATAGACATTAACATCATtgggtaggaaagaattgcagatgctgggttaaatcgaaggtagacacaaaatgctggagtaactcagcgggacaggcagcatctctggagagaaggaacgggtgacgtttcgggtcgagaccctttagactgatgtcaggggagtaggcgggacagagatagaatgtagtcggagacagtaagactggtgggagaactgggaagggggaggggatggagggagagggaaagcaatggcgacttgaagttagagaagtcaatgttcatccctctggggtgtaagctacccaagcgaaatatgaagtgctgttcgtccaatttgtgctgggcttcactctgacaatgaaggaggcccaggacagaaaggtcagaatgggagggggagctaaagtgctgagtaacaggaagatcaggtaggttaaggtggactgccAGATCTCCcgtttgctcagcactttaactctccctcccattcccaatctgacctttctgtcctgggtctcctccattgtcagagtgaggcccagcgcaaattggaagaacagcaccgcatatttcgcttgggtagcttctaAGGGCATTGACATTGAACCAGTAAATCCAGTTTAAATAGCCTAAAATCTTAAATTTATTTACAAATTAAGCTAGAATATAAAACATGAGCAACACCAGTAATTAGATTATGGTTGGCAAATTCTAATATAAGCAGCACTATTGGGTATTCACTTTGTCGTTTCCACAACGCAGAATTGTCTTCAAGGCCCATCCAGCTTAACAGCAAAACCTTCATGGCTTCAGGAAATAGTTTATCCACCAGCTCCTCGGCAGGTGGCAAGTCTGTGATTCGGTTGATGTGGACTGTTTTAAACTCCTCTACTTGCTTGCTGATTGAGCCATTTGCAATATAAAACTGACGTCCTAACCACTTACTTACAGAGAAAAGCATGTGACTGGAATAAATAGAATTAACCCTCGTTTCAGTGGTTTCTGCCTTGATAATGAGGTCTTGAAGATGAGTTAAAAGTTGCAGTATCATATCAGCTAACTTCTGTGCTGATATTGTTTCACTTATTAGGAGTTCCACAACATCAAATAACAGTATAATTGCTTTCCCGTGTTCCTTGTGTCTTTCCGATGGTAACATTTTAAAAGTCTGATATATTGATCTAAACTTGATGGACAAAGGATCATCACTCAAAGTTTCTCCACACAGTGAGTTACCTATCCAAGGTTCTTCAGTTTCTTGTAAAATTCTTTCTTGTACACAGTAGTTATGATCTCCCTGATTTACAATACTGTTGTTGGTATAATCTAAAAATGAAGTTCTGCTACAGAAATTATCAGAAAGCTTATTTGCTCTTTGAATGCTTGGGTGCAATGCAGAGAAACTGTTCTGGCTGTATTTATCAGGAAGGCAATTTTCATGCAGTTCTCCACCATGGAAGTTTTGCAGAACTTTAACATCATATTGTTCATTCAGAACAGGGTCACTTATTCTTGCTTTCCACAATTCCTAACACAAAGAGAAAAAGTCATAAAATAAccaatatatctgtcattccatttGATTCGAAAACAACATTTCATGGATATGTCATTAATACGTTCTACAGGTAAAGTCAGGGATTCTGCGATTTTACAAAGTTTGTGTCATTGGTTTCAACCTACCATCTTTTCTCTGGTTCTCCACATCTTATTATACATATCCCAGCAACTTAACACACTTACATCTATCAAGTCAAAAATAAACACTGCAAACGGGTTATAGATcagattaaaaaaacattatgCTGAAGGCTGTAGTTCTAAATAATGTACCACTGCAATCAATTATAAATGACATATTTCATTTAACTGTACCTGTAGGACAACAAGAACATCTAGCTGTTGTTCTTTATTGTACA is part of the Amblyraja radiata isolate CabotCenter1 chromosome 25, sAmbRad1.1.pri, whole genome shotgun sequence genome and harbors:
- the LOC116987301 gene encoding uncharacterized protein LOC116987301 isoform X2 → MASVERLPVCLPEWSVGIRRFRFVFLSSSNSVTLCQDFQDNLIPLFLGADVIAKTSIRTENHPRIHAKFAKRGLATKLAFSSEFRFEGLKIPTMVNSLWFYSIQGLFRIAFEMYNKEQQLDVLVVLQELWKARISDPVLNEQYDVKVLQNFHGGELHENCLPDKYSQNSFSALHPSIQRANKLSDNFCSRTSFLDYTNNSIVNQGDHNYCVQERILQETEEPWIGNSLCGETLSDDPLSIKFRSIYQTFKMLPSERHKEHGKAIILLFDVVELLISETISAQKLADMILQLLTHLQDLIIKAETTETRVNSIYSSHMLFSVSKWLGRQFYIANGSISKQVEEFKTVHINRITDLPPAEELVDKLFPEAMKVLLLSWMGLEDNSALWKRQSEYPIVLLILEFANHNLITGVAHVLYSSLICK
- the LOC116987301 gene encoding uncharacterized protein LOC116987301 isoform X1; this encodes MASVERLPVCLPEWSVGIRRFRFVFLSSSNSVTLCQDFQVKDNLIPLFLGADVIAKTSIRTENHPRIHAKFAKRGLATKLAFSSEFRFEGLKIPTMVNSLWFYSIQGLFRIAFEMYNKEQQLDVLVVLQELWKARISDPVLNEQYDVKVLQNFHGGELHENCLPDKYSQNSFSALHPSIQRANKLSDNFCSRTSFLDYTNNSIVNQGDHNYCVQERILQETEEPWIGNSLCGETLSDDPLSIKFRSIYQTFKMLPSERHKEHGKAIILLFDVVELLISETISAQKLADMILQLLTHLQDLIIKAETTETRVNSIYSSHMLFSVSKWLGRQFYIANGSISKQVEEFKTVHINRITDLPPAEELVDKLFPEAMKVLLLSWMGLEDNSALWKRQSEYPIVLLILEFANHNLITGVAHVLYSSLICK
- the LOC116987301 gene encoding uncharacterized protein LOC116987301 isoform X3, giving the protein MERGHPEIPLCFPELVQFSNVVPRFSGEEFRFEGLKIPTMVNSLWFYSIQGLFRIAFEMYNKEQQLDVLVVLQELWKARISDPVLNEQYDVKVLQNFHGGELHENCLPDKYSQNSFSALHPSIQRANKLSDNFCSRTSFLDYTNNSIVNQGDHNYCVQERILQETEEPWIGNSLCGETLSDDPLSIKFRSIYQTFKMLPSERHKEHGKAIILLFDVVELLISETISAQKLADMILQLLTHLQDLIIKAETTETRVNSIYSSHMLFSVSKWLGRQFYIANGSISKQVEEFKTVHINRITDLPPAEELVDKLFPEAMKVLLLSWMGLEDNSALWKRQSEYPIVLLILEFANHNLITGVAHVLYSSLICK